A portion of the Paenibacillus marchantiae genome contains these proteins:
- a CDS encoding chromate transporter: MYWDLFMMFIRVGLVSFGGGYAVIPIIQHEVTEKGWLTSAEFQQTVALAGMAPGSIATNAATLIGYRTAGYIGAAVSTAGMILPSLVVIVLLSALFYRMHDNSWVKSSLYGLRPVTTGLIIYAAIHFGYPSENSGISWVWIATLLISGVCLFLLLKYKLHPLLILSVAGAAGIILF; encoded by the coding sequence ATGTACTGGGACCTGTTCATGATGTTTATACGTGTAGGCCTCGTTTCATTTGGTGGCGGTTACGCCGTTATCCCGATCATTCAACACGAGGTAACGGAAAAAGGATGGCTGACAAGCGCTGAATTCCAACAAACCGTAGCGCTGGCCGGTATGGCGCCAGGCTCGATTGCAACCAATGCCGCAACGTTGATTGGTTATCGGACGGCAGGTTATATCGGAGCCGCTGTCTCTACTGCAGGTATGATTTTGCCTTCACTCGTGGTAATTGTGCTACTCTCCGCCTTATTTTATCGGATGCACGACAATTCATGGGTAAAGTCCTCTTTATATGGCTTGCGCCCCGTAACGACGGGACTCATTATCTATGCTGCCATTCATTTTGGATATCCAAGTGAAAACTCAGGCATAAGCTGGGTATGGATTGCGACACTACTTATTAGCGGAGTTTGTTTGTTTCTTCTGCTCAAGTACAAGCTTCATCCCCTTCTGATTCTTAGTGTGGCTGGAGCAGCAGGCATTATCTTATTTTAA
- a CDS encoding AraC family transcriptional regulator: MQEYEYEHAEFIYYKPGYLDKEEHIWPVRAGRSIAKSNYRVGPKRIECYSLHFVHEGRVRLEFDGKRVDLQKNDLFCLFPGRTYYYHMLPSESPLKMNWLALDGPKVKPLLELAGLTPESPFGKQMFSPQVQETSERLIHALACVERWKPAVSLELHGLVYGLLASLVPDTNYAQPTELAGWIHECMDYMELHATEGISVQQVADFAGVHRSYFSNMFTTQVGLPPLKFMQRIRMDKAKQLLKDTDATVTEIALSLGYPNLYSFTRAFKIYYKVPPIMMRRASS; this comes from the coding sequence ATGCAGGAATATGAGTATGAGCATGCAGAATTCATCTACTATAAGCCAGGTTATTTGGATAAAGAAGAACACATCTGGCCAGTCCGGGCAGGGCGAAGTATAGCCAAATCCAATTACCGAGTTGGCCCCAAACGTATCGAGTGTTACAGTCTTCATTTTGTGCATGAAGGTAGGGTCAGGCTTGAATTTGATGGCAAGCGAGTGGACCTGCAGAAGAATGATCTGTTTTGTCTGTTTCCCGGCAGAACCTATTACTATCACATGCTTCCCTCGGAATCTCCGCTGAAAATGAACTGGCTGGCATTGGATGGGCCTAAAGTCAAACCTTTATTGGAGCTGGCTGGTTTAACTCCGGAAAGTCCGTTTGGCAAACAGATGTTTTCTCCACAGGTCCAGGAAACGTCCGAACGACTGATTCATGCATTAGCATGTGTGGAACGGTGGAAGCCAGCAGTATCGCTGGAGTTGCATGGGTTGGTATATGGATTGTTAGCCAGCCTTGTTCCAGACACCAACTACGCACAGCCTACAGAACTAGCGGGCTGGATTCATGAATGCATGGATTACATGGAATTGCATGCAACAGAGGGTATTTCCGTGCAGCAGGTCGCCGACTTCGCAGGGGTACATCGTTCATACTTCTCCAACATGTTTACCACTCAGGTTGGACTGCCTCCGTTAAAATTCATGCAGAGAATACGAATGGATAAGGCCAAACAGCTTCTAAAGGATACGGATGCTACCGTTACGGAGATTGCTTTGTCTCTCGGTTATCCGAATTTATATTCATTTACCAGAGCATTCAAAATCTATTATAAAGTACCTCCAATCATGATGCGGAGAGCCTCAAGCTGA
- a CDS encoding chromate transporter, with protein sequence MLPIIEREVVNKKKWMQEDEIGELISLAGSAPGGVGVNAAAMIGHRQAGIAGAVSAVMGVTCPTFLIVILISVFAILFRNQPKVEAALKGMNGGIIALISMAAYRTARYSILDTTTAIAAIVTVAVLLFAGIHPLYLIITGLICGMAVIRIKKRLGLQVKMEKKSVTGSYPELEYYI encoded by the coding sequence ATGCTGCCAATTATTGAACGCGAAGTGGTGAACAAGAAAAAATGGATGCAAGAGGACGAGATCGGTGAGCTTATATCGCTTGCCGGCTCTGCTCCCGGAGGAGTTGGCGTCAATGCCGCTGCGATGATCGGACATCGCCAGGCAGGAATTGCGGGAGCTGTGTCTGCCGTCATGGGCGTGACATGTCCCACGTTTTTGATTGTGATCCTGATCAGCGTGTTCGCCATCCTATTTCGTAACCAACCCAAAGTTGAAGCTGCTTTAAAAGGAATGAACGGTGGAATTATTGCACTAATTAGCATGGCAGCTTATCGGACGGCCAGGTATTCTATCTTAGATACAACAACAGCGATAGCTGCCATTGTGACCGTAGCTGTTCTTCTGTTTGCAGGAATTCATCCCCTCTATCTTATTATTACGGGATTGATATGCGGCATGGCCGTGATTCGGATCAAAAAACGGCTGGGCCTTCAAGTGAAAATGGAGAAGAAGTCTGTAACAGGCAGCTACCCGGAACTCGAATATTACATTTAA
- a CDS encoding sulfatase family protein, which yields MSRTPNILLITSDQQHWNTIGAFQSEISTPNLDRLARQGTTFDRAYCPNPTCTPSRASIITGMYPSQHGAWTLGTKLLEDRHTVGDSFQEAGYRTALVGKAHFQPLKSTEEYPSAEAYPILQDLEYWRHFHGPFYGFDHVELTRNHTNEAHVGQHYALWLEEQGCTNWRDYFLPPTGTMDPSVTYTWPIPEKYHYNTWIAERTNSLLEQYTHADDPFFLWASFFDPHPEYLVPEPWDSMYDPDDLTIPSITPGEHDRNPPHFQLTQEENPNFEHLVETGFGIHGYRSHHYYEYGDKSRLTAYDKKKLVSVYYGMISMMDKYIGKILDKLDELGIADDTIVVFTTDHGHFFGQHGLQAKGGFHYEDLIKIPFIVRYPGEVPAAKKSNAIQSLVDLAPTFLSLCNIAIPHAMTGIDQKKVWMGANEAVRNHALCEFRHEPTTIHQKTYVEQRYKITVYYNQIYGELFDLEQDPDERFNLWNEPEYTQLKSELLLKYIWAELGKESMPMPRIHHA from the coding sequence TTGTCGAGAACACCTAACATTTTGCTAATCACTAGTGACCAGCAGCACTGGAACACGATCGGAGCTTTTCAGTCTGAGATTTCCACGCCCAATCTGGACCGTCTTGCCCGGCAAGGAACAACGTTTGATCGGGCTTATTGCCCAAACCCTACCTGTACCCCTAGCCGTGCTTCTATTATTACAGGTATGTATCCCAGTCAGCATGGAGCCTGGACGTTAGGCACAAAACTGCTTGAAGACCGTCATACCGTCGGGGACAGTTTCCAGGAGGCAGGTTACCGCACTGCCCTAGTAGGTAAGGCACATTTTCAGCCTTTGAAATCTACGGAGGAATACCCGTCGGCAGAAGCGTATCCCATCTTACAGGATTTGGAGTACTGGAGACATTTCCACGGTCCATTTTACGGCTTTGACCACGTAGAGTTAACACGTAATCATACGAATGAAGCGCATGTCGGTCAGCATTACGCGCTATGGCTGGAAGAACAGGGATGTACGAACTGGAGGGATTACTTCCTTCCCCCAACTGGGACGATGGACCCTTCCGTAACGTATACGTGGCCCATCCCTGAGAAATATCACTACAACACCTGGATAGCCGAACGAACCAATTCCCTTTTGGAGCAATACACCCATGCTGATGATCCATTTTTTCTGTGGGCCAGCTTTTTCGATCCGCATCCGGAATATCTGGTACCGGAACCTTGGGATTCGATGTATGACCCCGATGATCTGACGATTCCGTCGATAACACCTGGAGAGCATGATCGTAACCCACCCCATTTTCAACTGACCCAGGAGGAGAATCCGAATTTTGAGCATCTGGTTGAAACCGGCTTCGGCATTCACGGTTACCGTTCCCATCATTATTATGAATATGGCGACAAATCCCGGCTAACGGCGTATGACAAGAAAAAATTGGTCAGCGTGTATTACGGAATGATCAGCATGATGGATAAATATATTGGCAAAATTCTCGATAAGCTGGATGAGTTGGGTATTGCAGACGATACAATCGTCGTTTTCACAACCGATCATGGTCATTTCTTCGGACAGCATGGTCTTCAGGCCAAGGGTGGATTCCATTACGAAGATCTTATCAAAATCCCATTTATCGTAAGATACCCTGGTGAGGTGCCTGCTGCGAAAAAATCAAATGCCATACAATCGCTGGTCGATCTGGCTCCTACCTTCTTGTCTCTTTGCAACATTGCAATTCCGCACGCCATGACGGGCATCGATCAGAAGAAAGTGTGGATGGGCGCCAATGAAGCCGTGCGTAATCATGCTCTCTGCGAATTCCGACATGAACCCACGACGATTCATCAAAAAACATATGTCGAACAGCGGTATAAAATCACCGTCTATTACAATCAAATCTATGGTGAACTTTTCGATCTTGAACAGGATCCCGATGAACGTTTTAACTTGTGGAATGAACCTGAGTACACCCAGCTCAAGTCTGAGCTTCTGCTCAAATACATCTGGGCTGAGCTTGGCAAGGAGTCCATGCCGATGCCTCGAATTCATCATGCGTGA
- a CDS encoding sensor histidine kinase: MKLSTLQRWISPKRSIQGKIFIAFIAVTLVSIILITVIVYMSMRETITQNAITSVSDSIRQADESLNIMLEEIDRLNTVVVTNKNTVIDTLLSPNEEISYEWFQEQKRMDEFLSSLIDYKAYISRIAVVGLSGKVFFSGGPWLDRTILGTPMMNYMLQNGSKHAYFKQTGVSNAVTIGREIRYNRATIGFVMVDLNYEFIQKTYDVRPTTDSMIYVLDKGNQFIYETRTDSPLTPSYQQIKKINQQFTTNGEAVRRYIDGKEYIVVRRQSDYTGWSTISLVPMDSLLTESVKLRNLLAEVSIIVFVVVLIVSLQVSSRITLNIRKLKSLMMLVKDGNLTLPQNEIKSEDETGQLYHVFIGMVEELKDLLEGIRVSEKEKREAELTALQAQIHPHFLYNSLNTIKYLARLNGVPNIEAVSGSLIELMRSVLGNSSEFLTVREELAYVEHYISIMKYRYMKPIRMITEIEDDALLECRVLKLMLQPLVENAIIHGIGPLEQDGFVLIRVYEEGNNLNIDVVDNGKGITEEQREYLLKGTGTNGETSRFSGMGVRNVHERIVRTYGDSYGVHLCSEPGVYTKAEIWLPKLEKSMENTKREVI; this comes from the coding sequence ATGAAGCTCTCTACATTGCAGAGATGGATTTCACCGAAACGCAGCATTCAAGGGAAAATTTTTATCGCTTTTATTGCCGTTACCCTAGTATCCATTATTTTAATTACGGTCATTGTTTATATGAGCATGCGTGAAACGATTACGCAAAATGCGATTACTTCGGTTTCGGACAGCATAAGGCAGGCGGATGAATCATTGAATATAATGCTGGAAGAGATCGACCGTCTGAATACGGTCGTGGTGACTAACAAAAACACGGTCATTGACACTTTGCTCAGTCCGAATGAAGAGATCAGCTATGAGTGGTTTCAGGAACAGAAGCGGATGGATGAATTTCTATCGTCGCTGATCGATTATAAAGCTTACATTTCACGGATAGCCGTTGTGGGCCTGAGCGGGAAAGTTTTTTTCTCAGGTGGACCTTGGCTGGACAGGACCATCTTGGGTACGCCAATGATGAATTACATGCTGCAAAATGGATCAAAGCACGCATATTTCAAGCAGACAGGAGTATCAAATGCGGTTACCATTGGTCGGGAGATTCGTTATAACCGTGCGACCATAGGGTTTGTCATGGTGGATCTTAATTATGAGTTTATCCAGAAAACATATGACGTGAGACCAACTACAGATAGCATGATCTATGTGCTGGACAAGGGAAATCAATTCATCTATGAAACCCGAACTGACTCACCTCTTACTCCATCTTATCAGCAAATTAAGAAGATCAATCAGCAATTTACAACGAATGGTGAAGCGGTCAGGCGCTACATTGATGGAAAAGAATATATCGTTGTTCGCCGTCAATCCGACTATACTGGGTGGAGTACTATTTCTTTGGTTCCGATGGATTCTCTGCTGACCGAATCAGTGAAGCTGCGCAACCTGCTGGCAGAGGTGTCCATTATTGTGTTTGTCGTTGTACTGATCGTTTCACTTCAAGTCTCTTCCCGAATTACCCTGAATATCCGAAAACTAAAATCACTGATGATGTTGGTGAAGGACGGAAATCTGACACTTCCCCAAAATGAGATTAAAAGTGAAGATGAGACAGGACAACTGTACCATGTCTTTATCGGTATGGTGGAAGAATTGAAAGATCTGCTCGAAGGAATCCGCGTCAGCGAGAAAGAGAAGCGGGAAGCTGAGCTTACTGCGCTCCAAGCACAAATCCATCCTCATTTTTTATACAATTCGCTCAATACGATCAAGTATCTGGCCAGGCTAAACGGAGTTCCAAACATTGAAGCGGTCTCAGGATCGTTGATTGAGCTCATGCGAAGTGTCCTTGGTAATTCAAGCGAATTTCTTACGGTACGTGAAGAATTGGCTTATGTTGAGCACTACATTTCCATCATGAAGTACAGATATATGAAGCCGATTCGGATGATTACCGAAATTGAGGATGACGCATTGCTGGAATGTCGGGTGCTGAAGCTGATGCTGCAGCCCCTGGTTGAAAATGCAATTATTCATGGAATCGGACCACTTGAACAGGATGGATTCGTGTTGATCCGGGTGTATGAAGAAGGAAACAATCTCAATATTGATGTGGTGGACAACGGAAAGGGGATCACGGAGGAGCAACGGGAGTATTTACTGAAAGGTACGGGTACAAACGGAGAAACATCACGTTTTAGTGGAATGGGTGTACGTAATGTACACGAACGAATCGTTCGCACATACGGCGACTCATATGGTGTCCATTTGTGCAGTGAACCGGGGGTGTACACCAAAGCTGAAATTTGGCTCCCCAAACTGGAGAAAAGTATGGAAAATACCAAACGAGAGGTGATATAA